In Marivirga salinae, a single window of DNA contains:
- a CDS encoding IGHMBP2 family helicase: protein MKRFTDINQYKNFFESLIQKERKAEMEFHLNEISLLSARQREAKGRAILNLIGKDAGTGIGGVFLVKLVRGSGLPDNEISNGDVVIISKDKPTGKEEQATVVSKTKRSITIAYNKIPPYLVFGRNLRLDLYSNDITFQRMLDAIDSLEKLPNLQEYVKSNIVLLHESENLNIQKFSSDILNSKQQEIINQALDINDIFLIHGPPGTGKTTTLSYLIKSLFQEQEKVLVTAPSNTAVDNILEKLQTLEIPATRIGNPIRMDENLLNLSLDVQLQDHPEYQQANGIWNKIQVLKKEQDDYVPASGQNRRGLSDSKIIQLASSKKPYRGIQSAKLRKMAKWIKIQQEINKNYEEAQALQTSAIESILEKSPVICTTNSSAGSDLLKDIIFDVVCIDEATQSTEPEALIPLVKGRKWVLAGDHQQLPPTVKAKEASDLSISLFERFQSELPENRIDILTIQYRMHKEIMQFSNENFYDNQLKAHPTVSNHSLHDLPGFEPFPYVNPAIEKVVKASEPIVFINCDNGKEQQLADSHSWFNLEEIALTKEITDALLSSRLFPEDIGIISPYDQQVSRLKSALRDYHVEIKSIDGFQGREKEVIIISLVRSNPDGNIGFLRDYRRLNVALTRAKRKLIIIGNPSTLQSNPIYKTLIENIFNQ from the coding sequence ATGAAGAGATTTACCGATATTAATCAGTACAAGAATTTTTTTGAGAGCTTAATTCAAAAAGAAAGAAAAGCCGAAATGGAATTTCATCTCAATGAGATCTCGCTTCTATCTGCTCGCCAAAGAGAGGCTAAAGGACGAGCAATTCTAAACCTAATTGGCAAGGATGCTGGCACCGGAATTGGCGGAGTGTTTTTAGTAAAATTAGTGAGAGGTTCTGGCCTACCAGATAATGAAATTTCCAATGGAGATGTAGTCATCATTTCAAAGGATAAACCTACAGGAAAAGAAGAGCAAGCAACCGTTGTAAGTAAGACCAAAAGAAGCATCACTATAGCCTATAATAAGATCCCACCCTATTTAGTTTTCGGAAGAAATTTGAGGCTTGATCTTTATTCAAATGATATAACTTTTCAAAGAATGCTGGATGCCATTGACAGCCTAGAAAAGCTACCAAATTTACAAGAATATGTTAAATCAAATATTGTACTATTACATGAATCAGAAAATTTGAATATTCAAAAATTCAGTAGTGATATTTTGAATTCAAAACAGCAAGAAATAATAAATCAAGCTTTAGATATAAATGATATTTTTTTAATACACGGGCCTCCAGGAACAGGCAAGACCACTACCCTATCTTACCTTATAAAATCTTTATTTCAAGAACAAGAAAAAGTATTGGTCACTGCTCCCTCCAATACTGCTGTAGATAATATTTTAGAGAAACTTCAAACCTTGGAAATCCCTGCTACCCGAATTGGAAATCCGATTCGGATGGATGAAAATCTACTCAATTTAAGTTTAGATGTTCAGCTACAAGACCATCCAGAATACCAACAAGCCAATGGAATTTGGAATAAAATTCAAGTATTAAAAAAGGAACAAGACGATTACGTTCCAGCTTCAGGGCAAAACAGAAGAGGGTTAAGTGATAGTAAAATAATACAATTGGCAAGTTCTAAAAAACCTTACCGAGGCATACAATCTGCCAAGCTTAGAAAGATGGCAAAGTGGATAAAAATACAACAAGAAATAAATAAGAATTACGAGGAAGCACAGGCTTTACAAACAAGTGCAATTGAAAGTATTTTAGAAAAAAGTCCTGTGATTTGCACAACCAATTCTTCCGCTGGAAGTGATCTTTTAAAGGATATTATCTTTGATGTGGTCTGTATAGACGAAGCAACCCAATCGACAGAACCAGAAGCTTTAATCCCGCTAGTAAAAGGAAGAAAATGGGTATTGGCTGGTGATCACCAACAGCTGCCTCCTACCGTAAAGGCAAAAGAAGCAAGCGATTTAAGCATCAGTTTGTTCGAAAGATTTCAATCTGAATTACCAGAAAACAGGATTGATATCTTAACTATTCAATATAGAATGCATAAAGAGATCATGCAGTTTTCAAATGAAAATTTTTATGACAATCAGTTAAAAGCACACCCAACGGTCTCTAATCATAGCTTACATGATTTACCGGGGTTTGAGCCATTCCCCTATGTTAATCCTGCTATAGAAAAGGTTGTTAAAGCTTCTGAACCCATAGTTTTTATAAATTGTGATAATGGTAAAGAACAACAGTTAGCCGATAGCCATTCTTGGTTTAATTTGGAAGAAATAGCCTTAACAAAAGAAATAACTGATGCTCTATTGTCTTCCAGACTGTTTCCAGAAGATATCGGGATCATTTCACCATATGATCAGCAAGTAAGTCGTTTAAAGTCTGCTTTAAGGGATTATCATGTTGAAATCAAATCAATTGACGGATTTCAAGGACGAGAGAAAGAAGTAATTATTATCAGTTTGGTTCGCTCCAACCCAGATGGAAATATTGGTTTTCTGCGTGACTATAGGCGTTTAAATGTTGCACTAACCAGAGCTAAAAGAAAATTAATTATAATAGGGAACCCTTCTACACTGCAATCTAACCCTATTTATAAGACTTTAATCGAAAATATTTTTAATCAATAG
- a CDS encoding endonuclease/exonuclease/phosphatase family protein: MKKVFLITGIIIVSSFIIFYFWASSSFHNSENYNKVVSYASEYKINSDTLSVLTYNIGYLSGMTNNLPVDRKESLFSANLSKSTSLLREYNFDFIGLQEVDFGASRSFNYNQFDSLGIHLGFHQGAYAVNWDKSYVPFPYFPIKNHFGKIYSGQGVLSKTQIITNDLVVLSKPISAPFYYNAFYLDRILQINKIQIGLDTLIIMNVHLEAFDKETRELQAEKVLTEFNRWSKDYPVILMGDFNSCPPFASDIIEQEKTIEIFLNSPLISEAISKDRYLQNESRYFTFDTAEPYERLDYIFYNNNKIQKIDSDVLREAKDISDHLPVWMAFTLIE; encoded by the coding sequence ATGAAGAAGGTATTTTTAATTACAGGAATTATTATAGTCTCAAGTTTTATCATTTTCTATTTTTGGGCAAGTTCAAGTTTCCATAATTCAGAGAATTATAATAAGGTAGTTAGTTATGCAAGTGAGTATAAAATTAATTCAGATACTTTGTCAGTTCTTACTTACAATATTGGTTACCTATCAGGCATGACTAACAATCTTCCCGTTGATAGAAAGGAGTCTTTGTTTTCTGCTAATTTATCAAAATCGACCAGCTTATTAAGAGAGTATAATTTTGACTTTATCGGTTTACAAGAAGTTGACTTTGGAGCCTCGAGAAGTTTTAATTATAATCAATTTGATAGTCTAGGTATTCACTTAGGATTTCATCAAGGAGCATATGCAGTTAACTGGGATAAGTCCTATGTTCCTTTTCCTTATTTTCCTATTAAAAATCATTTTGGTAAGATCTATTCTGGGCAGGGTGTTCTTAGTAAAACACAAATTATTACTAATGATTTGGTGGTTTTAAGTAAACCAATTAGTGCCCCATTTTATTATAATGCATTTTATCTGGACCGAATTTTACAAATAAATAAAATACAAATTGGTTTAGATACACTTATTATTATGAATGTTCATTTAGAAGCATTTGATAAAGAAACTAGAGAACTTCAAGCAGAAAAGGTTTTAACAGAATTTAATAGGTGGTCAAAAGATTATCCAGTTATTTTGATGGGTGATTTTAATAGTTGTCCGCCCTTTGCTAGTGACATCATAGAACAGGAGAAAACAATTGAAATATTTTTAAATAGTCCACTTATTAGTGAGGCAATCTCTAAAGATAGATACCTTCAAAATGAATCTCGATATTTTACTTTTGATACTGCTGAACCTTACGAAAGATTGGACTATATATTTTATAATAATAATAAGATTCAAAAAATTGATTCGGATGTACTAAGAGAAGCTAAAGATATATCAGATCACCTTCCTGTTTGGATGGCTTTCACCTTAATTGAATAA
- a CDS encoding DinB family protein yields the protein MNPKIQKHWARVEEGKAYYEALLQVFNDEQLNFHPEEGSWSMLDVMQHLYTSENISLQFMQNFDFNRKDEKVGLKSEIKTILLVNRLNSKKKYKAPKVLSEKKDSLSISHDAHDFSHQWEHLRNDMFNFLSEFPEEKIGHFIFVHPAVGKLNVLQTLQFFVSHLKHHQYQIESINHHKDFPK from the coding sequence ATGAATCCAAAAATTCAAAAGCATTGGGCTAGAGTAGAAGAAGGGAAAGCTTATTACGAAGCACTCTTACAAGTTTTCAATGATGAGCAACTTAATTTTCATCCTGAAGAAGGTTCTTGGTCAATGCTAGATGTTATGCAACATCTTTATACTTCTGAGAATATCAGTTTGCAGTTTATGCAAAATTTTGATTTTAATAGAAAAGACGAAAAAGTAGGATTGAAGTCAGAAATCAAAACGATATTGTTGGTTAATCGATTAAATTCTAAAAAGAAATATAAAGCCCCTAAGGTTTTATCTGAAAAGAAAGATAGTTTAAGTATAAGTCATGATGCTCATGATTTTTCTCATCAATGGGAACATTTAAGAAATGATATGTTTAATTTTTTAAGTGAATTTCCTGAAGAGAAAATAGGTCATTTTATTTTTGTGCATCCGGCAGTTGGTAAATTGAATGTTTTACAAACTTTGCAATTTTTTGTATCACATTTAAAACATCATCAATATCAGATAGAGTCTATCAACCATCATAAAGATTTCCCAAAATAA
- a CDS encoding LacI family DNA-binding transcriptional regulator produces MSKHNIRLKDIAEELGISIPSVSRALNNKPDIGKETKKKVFELAEKLHYQRNQFAINLKNQKSFIIGVIIPQIVHHFFSNVISGIINEAEKLSYSVMLYQSNESYESELKGVDTFQRSMIDGLIISLSDNTINVDHLKNLQEHNVPVVMIDKVNPEMESAKIICDDYKGAYYATEHLISLGKKKIAHITGLADPYTIKERYKGFESALRDYKLTFYPNFMKKCNLVSREDGYTSTLTLLSENEIPDAIFCATDPTAIGAIQAIKEKGLRIPEDIAVMGFSDWKMASVVDPPLSSVAQPDYEMGKKAVELIINEIQLTRENKPIKYETYIMETSLILRESTLGK; encoded by the coding sequence ATGAGTAAACATAATATTAGGTTGAAAGATATTGCAGAAGAATTAGGTATAAGCATACCTTCAGTTTCAAGAGCTTTGAATAACAAACCAGATATCGGAAAAGAAACAAAGAAGAAGGTTTTTGAACTTGCTGAGAAATTACATTATCAAAGAAATCAGTTTGCAATTAATCTTAAAAACCAAAAATCGTTTATAATTGGGGTAATCATACCACAAATAGTTCATCATTTTTTTTCCAACGTAATCAGTGGGATAATTAACGAAGCTGAAAAACTTAGCTATAGTGTGATGCTTTATCAAAGTAATGAATCTTATGAATCTGAACTTAAAGGAGTAGATACATTTCAAAGGAGTATGATTGACGGCTTGATTATTTCTCTATCAGACAATACTATTAATGTAGATCACCTTAAAAATTTACAAGAACATAATGTTCCGGTCGTAATGATAGATAAGGTTAATCCTGAGATGGAATCTGCAAAAATAATTTGTGATGATTATAAAGGTGCCTATTACGCAACAGAACATTTAATTAGCCTAGGAAAAAAGAAAATAGCCCATATTACTGGCTTAGCAGACCCCTACACTATAAAAGAAAGATATAAGGGATTTGAATCTGCTTTAAGAGACTATAAATTAACCTTCTATCCTAACTTTATGAAAAAATGCAATTTGGTTTCAAGGGAAGATGGCTATACATCAACTTTAACCTTATTATCAGAAAATGAAATTCCAGATGCAATTTTTTGTGCAACAGACCCAACAGCAATAGGGGCTATTCAAGCTATAAAAGAAAAGGGATTAAGAATTCCGGAAGATATTGCCGTTATGGGATTTAGTGATTGGAAAATGGCATCAGTAGTAGATCCTCCCCTATCTTCTGTAGCTCAACCTGATTATGAAATGGGTAAGAAAGCAGTAGAACTAATCATTAATGAAATTCAACTTACCAGAGAAAATAAACCCATTAAATATGAAACCTATATTATGGAAACTTCCTTGATTTTAAGAGAATCTACTTTGGGAAAGTAA
- a CDS encoding SusC/RagA family TonB-linked outer membrane protein has translation MRHFLLIIASVCWFSLGSLYAQDRTVSGTVTDSKTGEGLPGVNVLVVGTSEGATTDFDGKYKLSISGDVSLKFSYIGYKSQTIEVGSRSVIDVQLQEDVEQLSEVVVVGYGEVEARDATGAVERVTSKEFNGGVISSPEQLIQGKSAGVQITSASGEPGAGVSIRVRGSSSVRNGNNPLFVVDGIPLAGNDVTAGGPDGGLGTSAPRNPLNFLNPNDIASMDILKDASATAIYGARGANGVVLITTKSGKGMGKTISYDANVSISAPANRYNLLNKDQYLQGVADLGSNPEDVRFDDADTDWQDQIMRTAISTKHDIAYGDSYSTGSYRASVGYEKQNGIIESASLERFNARINWNQKLLDDKLTFNTSTNFSRVNDSFAPITNNAGFQGDLLGAALVAPPTLAPDFETLGYLNPNKLLEYNQDLAETNRALINISADYDLTENFNIRLNGGLDYSNSTRNTVTSQDLVIDTRGITNNGRGSSVNIENRSTLFEALLNYNKKVGEGNLDILAGYSYQDFLYTGRSVSGFGYGTSDLNAMVDQTIQAGNAVRGAITGDYQQFGYAEGGDTFFTNQFGDAPSLGNPGSVPVDAVVENNYGNYNELQSFFGRINYSLYDKFLFTATIRTDGSTRFGGDNKYGIFPSGAFAWRISDEDWAAETFDNLKLRLGYGVTGNQEIPHNLHQRRDSYGGIDINNDGTVQQPGTSPVAFENPGLRWEQTSMYNGGFDFGIINNRLTGSIDYYYKNTEDLLIQIFSPQPAATPFFWTNLDANVVNQGFELMLDYVAIDNENLTWNVGFNVSRNENEVKNLGEFFFDTGNIFGQGLSGAFAQRIANNQPLFSYYMVESNGFDAQGFNDIEGENPELVGKFPIPVWNYGFNTTVAYKNFDFALYLNGQGGHHIYNNTANAFFTAGSLGSGRNVTEDVLESGEAQGNTPIVSTYFLEKADFLRVQNLSVGYNFDLDENSFIKSMRLSANAQNLHVFTNYSGIDPEVSNTAARNGIPSFGIDYTPFPRPRTLTIGLNVTF, from the coding sequence ATGAGACACTTTTTACTAATTATTGCAAGTGTATGCTGGTTTTCCTTGGGAAGCCTTTATGCACAAGACAGAACAGTCAGCGGGACTGTTACTGACTCTAAAACCGGGGAAGGTCTTCCCGGAGTAAATGTATTGGTAGTGGGAACATCCGAGGGTGCTACTACTGATTTTGATGGGAAATATAAGTTGAGTATATCGGGAGATGTCAGCTTAAAATTCTCATACATTGGTTACAAATCCCAAACTATTGAAGTTGGGAGTAGAAGTGTAATCGATGTACAATTACAAGAAGATGTTGAACAGCTATCAGAAGTGGTTGTAGTAGGTTATGGCGAAGTAGAAGCCAGAGATGCTACGGGTGCAGTAGAGCGTGTTACCTCTAAGGAATTCAATGGGGGTGTGATTTCATCTCCAGAACAATTGATTCAAGGTAAATCTGCCGGTGTTCAAATTACATCTGCTTCTGGAGAACCTGGCGCAGGAGTAAGTATTCGTGTGAGAGGTAGTTCATCTGTAAGAAATGGTAATAATCCATTATTCGTAGTAGATGGTATTCCTTTGGCTGGTAATGATGTAACAGCTGGTGGACCAGATGGCGGATTAGGAACTTCTGCCCCAAGAAACCCTTTAAACTTCTTAAATCCGAATGATATAGCAAGTATGGATATCCTAAAGGATGCTTCTGCAACTGCTATTTATGGTGCTAGAGGTGCTAATGGAGTTGTGTTAATCACAACCAAAAGTGGTAAAGGCATGGGTAAAACAATTAGTTATGATGCTAATGTAAGTATTTCGGCTCCAGCAAATAGATATAATCTATTGAATAAAGATCAATATTTGCAAGGTGTTGCTGATTTAGGTTCTAATCCGGAAGATGTTAGATTTGATGATGCTGATACTGATTGGCAAGATCAAATTATGAGAACAGCTATATCAACCAAGCATGATATAGCTTATGGTGATTCTTATTCAACTGGTAGTTATAGAGCATCTGTTGGATATGAAAAGCAAAATGGTATTATTGAAAGTGCATCGTTAGAAAGATTCAATGCTCGTATTAATTGGAATCAAAAATTATTGGATGATAAATTAACCTTTAATACATCTACTAATTTTTCAAGAGTCAATGATAGTTTTGCTCCAATCACGAATAATGCTGGTTTCCAAGGTGATTTACTAGGTGCTGCTTTAGTTGCACCGCCAACACTTGCTCCCGATTTTGAAACATTAGGTTATTTAAATCCAAATAAATTATTAGAATATAATCAGGACTTAGCCGAAACAAATCGTGCGTTAATAAACATTTCTGCTGATTATGACTTAACTGAAAATTTCAATATTAGATTGAACGGAGGTCTCGATTATTCAAATTCAACAAGAAATACAGTTACTTCACAAGATTTGGTTATTGATACAAGAGGTATCACTAATAATGGTAGAGGGAGTAGTGTAAATATTGAAAATAGAAGTACATTATTTGAAGCGTTGTTGAATTACAATAAAAAAGTAGGAGAAGGCAATTTAGATATCCTAGCGGGTTATTCTTACCAAGACTTTCTTTATACAGGAAGATCTGTTAGTGGATTTGGTTATGGTACTTCTGATTTGAATGCAATGGTTGACCAAACCATTCAAGCAGGAAATGCTGTGAGAGGTGCTATCACCGGAGATTATCAGCAATTTGGTTATGCTGAAGGTGGAGATACCTTCTTTACGAATCAGTTTGGTGACGCTCCTTCTTTGGGTAATCCTGGTAGTGTGCCTGTTGATGCAGTGGTAGAAAATAACTATGGAAATTATAATGAGTTACAATCATTCTTTGGTAGAATAAATTATAGTTTGTATGATAAGTTTTTATTCACTGCAACAATCAGAACGGATGGTTCAACTCGATTCGGAGGGGATAACAAGTATGGAATATTCCCTTCGGGAGCTTTTGCTTGGAGAATTTCTGATGAGGATTGGGCAGCTGAGACTTTCGATAACTTAAAATTAAGATTAGGTTATGGTGTAACAGGTAATCAAGAAATTCCTCATAATCTTCATCAGAGAAGAGATTCTTATGGTGGGATTGACATAAATAATGATGGAACTGTTCAGCAGCCCGGAACTAGTCCAGTGGCATTTGAAAATCCTGGACTTAGATGGGAACAGACTTCAATGTATAATGGTGGGTTTGATTTTGGTATAATTAATAACAGATTAACAGGTAGTATTGATTATTACTACAAAAATACTGAAGACCTATTAATTCAAATATTTTCACCTCAACCAGCAGCTACTCCTTTCTTTTGGACTAATTTAGATGCAAATGTTGTGAATCAAGGATTCGAATTAATGTTAGATTATGTAGCTATTGATAATGAGAATTTGACATGGAATGTTGGGTTTAATGTATCAAGAAACGAAAATGAAGTTAAAAACTTAGGTGAATTTTTCTTTGATACTGGGAATATTTTTGGACAAGGACTTTCTGGTGCTTTTGCACAAAGAATTGCCAACAATCAGCCATTGTTTTCTTATTATATGGTTGAATCTAATGGGTTTGATGCACAAGGTTTTAATGATATCGAAGGTGAAAATCCAGAATTAGTGGGTAAATTCCCTATTCCTGTATGGAATTATGGATTCAATACTACTGTTGCCTACAAGAATTTTGACTTTGCATTATACTTGAATGGTCAAGGAGGCCACCACATTTATAACAATACTGCAAATGCATTCTTTACTGCAGGTAGTTTAGGAAGTGGTAGAAATGTTACAGAAGATGTATTGGAAAGTGGTGAGGCACAAGGTAATACACCTATCGTTTCAACTTATTTCTTAGAAAAAGCAGATTTTTTAAGAGTTCAGAATCTTTCCGTTGGATATAATTTTGATTTAGATGAAAACAGCTTTATTAAATCTATGAGACTTTCTGCAAATGCTCAAAATTTACATGTTTTCACAAATTATAGTGGGATAGACCCTGAAGTATCCAATACAGCAGCTAGAAATGGAATTCCTTCTTTTGGAATTGATTACACTCCATTTCCTAGACCACGAACTTTAACAATTGGTCTTAATGTTACATTTTAA
- a CDS encoding RagB/SusD family nutrient uptake outer membrane protein: MKNFKNILLTTLAVTAFSCTDLEVEEIDSEIVEQDFSNVNVGSRLSGMYNQFGEYLHSQENTYALMALTGDAQLVPTRGTDWGDGGVWRQLHQHSWNSSHPQILNSWNQLNEFTFAANQILLSNPSAKEEAEARYFRALARFLILDFWGKVPDRDPSEPVDATPIVYKRDEGAEHTVAELIGLIEEDLSDSYINSLPSTGPGAGADVLRRASKASALHLRAKFYLNKHILLNGATANSSPEAADMQQVIEDVDAITAEGFSLQEDFFGMFETPEASSESIYLITGSNGANPRIANTLHYNHSFILSGGGWNGFATTSEFYSLFEGPEDTNAPESGQEIRRGYVPDNGLGRGMLYGQQYGTALDKDSAYALETRGGEPLFFTREMPEELTGHGEATGIRLIKYPPIPEGGEPGVGPSNQIFFRYADAWLMKAEALHRSGNTGQALIMINELRDLRGATPLAGLTDDDIIDERGRELYIEFWRRQDLIRFGKFLDPWLYKPQSDETRLLFPIPITAVSTNPDLDQNPGY, from the coding sequence ATGAAAAATTTTAAAAATATATTATTAACAACTTTGGCGGTCACTGCATTTAGTTGTACCGACTTAGAAGTAGAAGAAATAGATTCTGAAATAGTAGAACAAGATTTCAGTAATGTGAATGTCGGCAGTAGGCTTTCTGGAATGTATAATCAATTTGGCGAATATTTACATTCTCAAGAAAATACTTATGCTTTAATGGCATTAACAGGTGATGCTCAACTAGTTCCGACAAGAGGAACCGACTGGGGAGATGGAGGAGTTTGGAGACAACTACATCAACATAGTTGGAATTCAAGTCATCCTCAAATTTTAAATTCATGGAATCAATTAAATGAGTTTACTTTTGCAGCAAATCAAATCTTATTATCAAACCCTAGTGCTAAAGAGGAAGCTGAGGCAAGATATTTTCGTGCTCTAGCTAGGTTCTTGATTCTAGATTTTTGGGGTAAGGTACCTGATCGTGATCCTTCAGAACCAGTAGATGCAACACCAATAGTTTATAAAAGAGATGAAGGTGCTGAACATACTGTTGCTGAATTAATAGGTCTTATAGAAGAAGATTTATCTGATTCTTATATTAATAGTCTTCCATCTACTGGCCCAGGTGCTGGTGCAGATGTATTAAGAAGAGCTTCAAAAGCTTCTGCTTTACATTTAAGAGCAAAATTCTATTTAAACAAACATATACTTTTGAATGGCGCTACGGCAAATTCTAGTCCAGAAGCTGCAGATATGCAACAGGTAATTGAAGATGTTGATGCTATTACAGCTGAAGGTTTTTCTTTACAAGAGGATTTTTTTGGGATGTTTGAAACACCAGAAGCTAGTTCAGAATCAATTTATTTGATAACTGGGTCAAATGGTGCAAATCCAAGAATAGCGAATACACTTCATTACAACCATAGTTTTATACTAAGTGGTGGTGGATGGAATGGTTTTGCTACAACATCTGAATTCTATTCTTTATTTGAAGGACCGGAAGATACGAACGCTCCAGAAAGTGGTCAAGAAATTAGAAGGGGTTATGTTCCAGATAATGGTTTAGGTAGAGGTATGTTATATGGTCAGCAATATGGAACCGCTCTTGATAAAGATAGTGCTTATGCCTTGGAGACTAGAGGTGGAGAACCATTGTTCTTTACAAGGGAGATGCCAGAAGAACTGACTGGACATGGTGAAGCTACTGGTATCAGATTGATAAAATATCCTCCTATTCCTGAAGGAGGAGAGCCTGGTGTTGGTCCATCTAATCAAATTTTCTTTAGATATGCTGATGCTTGGTTAATGAAAGCGGAAGCTTTACACAGATCAGGTAACACGGGCCAAGCGCTTATAATGATTAATGAATTGCGTGATTTACGTGGCGCAACTCCTTTAGCAGGTCTTACTGATGATGATATCATTGATGAAAGAGGTCGTGAATTATACATTGAATTCTGGAGAAGACAGGATTTAATTCGATTTGGAAAATTCTTAGATCCTTGGTTGTATAAACCACAATCAGATGAAACAAGACTGTTATTTCCAATCCCAATTACAGCAGTAAGTACTAACCCTGATTTAGATCAAAACCCTGGTTATTAA